In Acidimicrobiales bacterium, a single window of DNA contains:
- a CDS encoding DUF2071 domain-containing protein, producing the protein MLATARLEHFAVVTFDADPTVLAALLPPGVVVDLPLVSAVAYRYVGLGLDGIPHPRLSGDQVHLRAYVRVGETRGVWFLRTVQDSAFATLPRRVWGMPWERGTVAIDEDAAGQVRVAAEGIDLAVVACPEGAPPPAPEVASATVGWFLGRRGVRRFSVAFADDAVVPGRAGCAGVATFEALGLVTAGQRPQSAFRHPDTDITIHLPPAPI; encoded by the coding sequence GTGCTCGCCACCGCGCGCCTCGAGCACTTCGCGGTGGTGACCTTCGACGCCGACCCGACCGTCCTCGCCGCCCTCCTGCCCCCGGGGGTGGTCGTCGACCTGCCCCTCGTGAGCGCCGTGGCCTACCGCTACGTGGGCTTGGGCCTCGACGGGATCCCGCACCCCCGCCTGTCCGGCGACCAAGTGCACCTCCGGGCCTACGTCCGCGTCGGCGAGACGCGGGGCGTCTGGTTCCTGCGCACGGTCCAGGACAGCGCCTTCGCCACGCTCCCCCGCCGGGTCTGGGGGATGCCCTGGGAGCGCGGCACGGTGGCCATCGACGAGGACGCCGCCGGCCAGGTGCGGGTCGCCGCGGAGGGCATCGACCTCGCCGTGGTCGCCTGCCCCGAGGGCGCCCCGCCGCCGGCGCCCGAAGTGGCCTCGGCCACCGTCGGATGGTTCCTGGGGCGGCGAGGGGTCCGGCGCTTCTCGGTGGCGTTCGCCGACGACGCCGTGGTCCCGGGGCGGGCCGGGTGCGCCGGCGTGGCGACCTTCGAGGCGCTCGGCCTCGTGACCGCCGGCCAGCGGCCGCAGTCCGCGTTCCGCCACCCCGACACCGACATCACCATCCACCTCCCGCCGGCGCCCATCTGA
- a CDS encoding aldehyde dehydrogenase: MDTRDVLYIGGEWVAPASTKTFTVVNPATQEVVATVPEGTEADMDRAVAAAREAFDNGPWPKTSAKERAEMLRALSQGIQGRMGEFAETITKENGAPATFSLMGQVLAATMVLDGFANATESFPFVEERQGMMGQVLVNKAPVGVAAGIIPWNVPLFIATMKLGAALASGSTMVLKPAPETPWDSYLLAEVLESIDLPPGVVNIVAAGREAGEHLVRHPGVDKVSFTGSTAAGRKVGAICGEQLKRCTLELGGKSAAVILDDADLDAAIPELMPAAMMNNGQACVAQTRVLAPRSRYDEVVDALAAAVGAQKIGDPADPEVEIGPLVAERQRERVEGYLEAGRKEGARVVVGGGRPDGLEGGWFVEPTVFADVTNTMTIAREEIFGPVVSVIAYDDEADAVRIANESEYGLSGSVWTADRERGINVAKGVRTGTYGVNTGVVIDLHSPFGGFKASGVGRELGPEGIEEFTEIQTIVLGG; encoded by the coding sequence ATGGATACCCGCGACGTTCTCTACATCGGTGGCGAGTGGGTCGCCCCCGCCAGCACCAAGACCTTCACGGTGGTCAACCCGGCGACCCAGGAGGTCGTGGCGACGGTCCCCGAGGGCACCGAGGCCGACATGGACCGCGCCGTCGCGGCCGCCCGTGAGGCCTTCGACAACGGGCCGTGGCCCAAGACCTCCGCCAAGGAGCGGGCCGAGATGCTGCGGGCGCTGTCCCAGGGCATCCAGGGCCGCATGGGCGAGTTCGCCGAGACCATCACCAAGGAGAACGGCGCCCCCGCCACCTTCTCGCTGATGGGCCAGGTGCTCGCCGCCACCATGGTGCTCGACGGCTTCGCCAACGCCACCGAGTCGTTCCCCTTCGTCGAGGAGCGCCAGGGCATGATGGGCCAGGTCCTCGTGAACAAGGCGCCCGTCGGGGTCGCCGCCGGGATCATCCCGTGGAACGTCCCGCTGTTCATCGCCACCATGAAGCTGGGCGCGGCGCTGGCGTCGGGCTCCACCATGGTCCTCAAGCCCGCCCCCGAGACCCCCTGGGACAGCTACCTGCTGGCCGAGGTCCTCGAGTCGATCGACCTCCCGCCGGGTGTGGTGAACATCGTCGCCGCCGGCCGTGAGGCGGGCGAGCACCTCGTGCGCCACCCGGGCGTCGACAAGGTGAGCTTCACCGGCAGCACCGCCGCCGGTCGCAAGGTCGGCGCCATCTGCGGCGAGCAGCTCAAGCGCTGCACCCTCGAGCTGGGCGGCAAGTCCGCGGCGGTCATCCTCGACGACGCCGACCTCGATGCCGCCATCCCCGAGCTGATGCCGGCTGCGATGATGAACAACGGGCAGGCCTGCGTGGCCCAGACCCGCGTCCTCGCCCCCCGCAGCCGCTACGACGAGGTGGTCGACGCGCTGGCCGCCGCCGTGGGCGCCCAGAAGATCGGCGACCCCGCCGACCCCGAGGTCGAGATCGGCCCGCTCGTGGCCGAGCGCCAGCGCGAGCGCGTCGAGGGCTACCTCGAGGCCGGTCGCAAGGAAGGCGCCCGCGTGGTCGTGGGTGGCGGTCGTCCCGACGGCCTCGAGGGCGGCTGGTTCGTCGAGCCCACCGTGTTCGCCGACGTCACCAACACCATGACCATCGCCCGGGAGGAGATCTTCGGCCCGGTCGTCTCGGTCATCGCCTACGACGACGAGGCCGACGCCGTGCGTATCGCCAACGAGTCCGAGTACGGCCTGTCCGGCTCGGTGTGGACCGCCGACCGCGAGCGCGGCATCAACGTGGCCAAGGGTGTGCGCACTGGCACCTACGGCGTGAACACCGGCGTGGTCATCGACCTCCACAGCCCCTTCGGCGGCTTCAAGGCCTCCGGCGTCGGCCGCGAGCTCGGCCCCGAGGGCATCGAGGAGTTCACCGAGATCCAGACCATCGTGCTGGGCGGCTGA
- a CDS encoding nitroreductase family deazaflavin-dependent oxidoreductase — protein sequence MSDATGPGGPQGPQGWFARSMSKLSSTRAFAKVAPPIVTNLDRAAYKVSGGRWVLTGNKKVLPILMLITTGAVSGEERRVPLATIPDGDVLYLVGSNFGREKHPAWTGNLIKTPRATVTYEKETFPVTATLLDADEKAEVWPKLLALWPNYDGYQERSGRDIRVFRLERDEGDESAGTV from the coding sequence ATGAGCGACGCGACCGGCCCTGGGGGGCCACAAGGACCCCAGGGCTGGTTCGCCCGCTCGATGTCGAAGCTGTCGTCGACGCGGGCCTTCGCCAAGGTGGCGCCGCCCATCGTCACCAACCTCGACCGGGCCGCGTACAAGGTCAGCGGTGGCCGGTGGGTGCTGACGGGCAACAAGAAGGTGCTGCCCATCCTCATGCTCATCACCACGGGCGCCGTCTCGGGCGAGGAGCGGCGGGTGCCGCTCGCCACCATCCCCGACGGCGACGTCCTCTACCTGGTGGGCAGCAACTTCGGCCGCGAGAAGCACCCGGCCTGGACGGGCAACCTCATCAAGACGCCCCGGGCCACGGTCACCTACGAGAAGGAGACCTTCCCGGTCACCGCCACCCTGCTCGACGCCGACGAGAAGGCCGAGGTCTGGCCCAAGCTGCTCGCCCTCTGGCCGAACTACGACGGCTACCAGGAGCGCAGCGGCCGCGACATCCGCGTCTTCCGCCTCGAGCGCGACGAGGGCGACGAAAGCGCCGGAACGGTGTGA
- a CDS encoding enoyl-CoA hydratase yields the protein MTSFLEVSEPRPHVRQLTLNRPDRMNAMSFDTVTPLRDALREAGEDHDTWVVILTGAGAGFCSGLDLEDAGIPPGTDGLPLSRLAIRAMEHFSDLIPIMRALPQPVIAAVNGPAIGGGMCLSLGADIRLAAESAYWRAAGINNGLGAVELGLSYTLTRAIGSARAFEICLSGRDVHAEEAERIGLVARTVPDDELLDVTYELAERICGFSTHGVAMTKKVLWSALEVGSLEAAIDMENRNQLLVRLTTQNLDEYIRSRKEGRDPVYND from the coding sequence ATGACGAGCTTCCTCGAGGTGTCCGAGCCGCGCCCGCACGTGCGCCAGCTCACCCTGAACCGGCCCGATCGGATGAACGCCATGTCGTTCGACACCGTCACGCCGCTGCGCGACGCCCTCCGTGAGGCGGGCGAGGACCACGACACCTGGGTCGTGATCCTCACGGGCGCCGGCGCCGGCTTCTGCTCGGGCCTCGACCTCGAGGACGCCGGCATCCCGCCGGGGACCGACGGCCTCCCGCTGTCTCGTCTGGCCATCCGGGCCATGGAGCACTTCAGCGACCTGATCCCGATCATGCGGGCCCTGCCCCAGCCGGTCATCGCCGCGGTCAACGGCCCGGCCATCGGCGGCGGCATGTGCCTGTCGCTGGGCGCCGACATCCGCCTCGCCGCCGAATCCGCCTACTGGCGCGCGGCGGGCATCAACAACGGCCTCGGAGCGGTCGAGCTCGGCCTGAGCTACACCCTCACCCGCGCCATCGGGTCCGCCAGGGCCTTCGAGATCTGCCTGTCGGGTCGCGACGTCCACGCCGAGGAGGCCGAGCGCATCGGGCTGGTCGCGCGCACGGTGCCCGACGACGAGCTGCTCGACGTGACCTACGAGCTGGCCGAGCGCATCTGCGGCTTCTCGACCCACGGCGTGGCCATGACCAAGAAGGTTCTGTGGTCGGCGCTCGAGGTCGGCAGCCTGGAGGCGGCCATCGACATGGAGAACCGCAACCAACTCCTCGTGCGCCTCACCACCCAGAACCTCGACGAGTACATCCGCAGCCGCAAGGAAGGCCGCGACCCGGTCTACAACGACTGA
- a CDS encoding SRPBCC family protein produces the protein MTDAAPNPDVISVEREIAAPAEAIFALLADATRHKDIDGSGTVVEAKGEPEPLTLGSTFGMSMKMGVPYSMVSTVIEFEPNRRIAWQTRGPGKIGGHVGGRIWRYELEPTDGGTLVRESWDISQESAFTKPVVKLFASKETGKNIAKTLERIEQAVTA, from the coding sequence GTGACCGACGCCGCCCCGAACCCCGATGTGATCTCCGTCGAGCGGGAGATCGCCGCCCCCGCCGAGGCCATCTTCGCCCTCCTCGCCGATGCCACCCGCCACAAGGACATCGACGGGTCGGGCACCGTGGTCGAGGCCAAGGGCGAGCCCGAGCCCCTCACCCTGGGCTCCACTTTCGGCATGTCCATGAAGATGGGGGTGCCGTACTCGATGGTCTCCACGGTCATCGAGTTCGAACCGAACCGCCGCATCGCCTGGCAGACCCGGGGTCCGGGCAAGATCGGCGGCCACGTCGGCGGTCGCATCTGGCGCTACGAGCTCGAGCCCACCGACGGGGGCACCCTCGTGCGCGAGAGCTGGGACATCAGCCAGGAGTCGGCCTTCACCAAGCCGGTCGTGAAGCTGTTCGCCTCCAAGGAGACGGGCAAGAACATCGCCAAGACCCTCGAGCGCATCGAGCAGGCCGTCACCGCCTGA
- a CDS encoding beta-lactamase family protein, whose product MDAARLGRIDAHFRRYVDEGRLPGWQLALTRGGKVVHLARHGHRDVEAGLPVEDDTVFRIYSMTKPVTSVATMLLYEEGLFELKDPVSRWIPSFADVRVFTGGTAENPATAPAAEPVRIWHLLTHTAGLTYGFHHVHATDEIYRNAGFDFGPPRGYDLEGCVDLWAGLPLVNEPGARFNYSHATDVLGRLVEVLAGVPLDQFLRERVFEPLGMHDTAFWADGDLTDRLGALYVPNPKDGTIFRYDPIGEAAKRAPSYLSGGGGLVSTTHDYLRFCEMLRRGGELDGARLLGPRTLAYMTTNHLPGGVDLEHFGQSTFAETAYDGVGFGLGFAVVIDPAAAKTPSSVGEFSWGGAASTGFWVDPVEDITAVFMTQLLPSSTYNLRAQFKQLVKQALID is encoded by the coding sequence ATGGACGCCGCCCGTCTCGGCCGCATCGACGCCCACTTCCGCCGCTACGTCGACGAGGGGAGGCTGCCGGGCTGGCAGCTCGCGCTCACCCGGGGCGGCAAGGTCGTCCACCTGGCCCGCCACGGGCACCGCGACGTCGAGGCCGGCCTCCCCGTCGAGGACGACACGGTGTTCCGCATCTACTCGATGACCAAGCCGGTCACCTCCGTGGCCACGATGCTCCTCTACGAGGAGGGCCTCTTCGAGCTGAAGGACCCGGTCAGCCGCTGGATCCCGTCGTTCGCCGACGTCCGCGTCTTCACCGGCGGCACCGCCGAGAACCCCGCCACCGCCCCCGCCGCCGAGCCGGTGCGCATCTGGCACCTGCTCACCCACACCGCCGGGCTCACCTACGGGTTCCACCACGTCCACGCCACCGACGAGATCTACCGCAACGCCGGCTTCGACTTCGGGCCCCCGCGCGGGTACGACCTCGAGGGCTGCGTCGACCTCTGGGCGGGCCTGCCCCTCGTCAACGAGCCAGGCGCCCGCTTCAACTACTCGCACGCCACGGACGTGCTGGGCCGCCTGGTCGAGGTGCTGGCGGGCGTGCCCTTGGACCAGTTCCTGCGGGAGCGCGTCTTCGAGCCCCTCGGCATGCACGACACCGCGTTCTGGGCCGACGGCGACCTGACCGACCGGCTCGGCGCCCTCTACGTGCCCAACCCGAAGGACGGCACCATCTTCCGGTACGACCCGATCGGCGAGGCCGCCAAGCGCGCCCCGTCGTACCTCTCGGGCGGCGGTGGCCTCGTCTCGACGACCCACGACTACCTGCGCTTCTGCGAGATGCTGCGCCGCGGCGGCGAGCTCGACGGCGCCCGCCTGCTCGGGCCCCGTACCCTCGCCTACATGACCACCAACCACCTGCCCGGGGGCGTCGACCTCGAGCACTTCGGCCAGTCGACCTTCGCGGAGACGGCCTACGACGGCGTCGGCTTCGGCCTCGGCTTCGCCGTGGTCATCGACCCGGCCGCGGCCAAGACCCCCTCCTCGGTCGGCGAGTTCTCGTGGGGTGGCGCCGCCAGCACCGGCTTCTGGGTCGACCCGGTCGAGGACATCACCGCGGTGTTCATGACCCAGCTCCTCCCGTCAAGCACCTACAACCTCCGCGCCCAGTTCAAGCAGCTCGTGAAGCAGGCGTTGATCGACTGA
- a CDS encoding LLM class flavin-dependent oxidoreductase has protein sequence MMNRLGVPLSVLDLAPVGEGTTPADALNAAAGFARAVEALGYQRYWVAEHHGMPGIASSAPAVLLAHVASATSTIRLGSGGVMLPNHAPLVVAEQFGMLEALHPGRIDLGLGRAPGTDQVTAHAIRRQRLDGPDEFPSQLAELVGYFDGTIPADHPFSKIEATPARGYRPAIWLLGSSDFSATLAGRLGLPFSFAYHFAPAGLESALHAYRSAFDPSDDCPEPYVVLGVSTVCAETTEQARWLAAPGGLAFLRLRQGRPGRYPRPEDAAAYQYTPNESEAIKAWTSSHVVGTPEVVVEGLAELVRRTGVQELMISTMLASPEDRERSVTLLAEAAGLAAAGRSTVDAPAGAAAGAGPG, from the coding sequence CTGATGAACCGACTCGGTGTGCCTCTGTCCGTGCTCGACCTCGCCCCCGTCGGGGAGGGCACGACGCCGGCGGACGCCCTCAACGCCGCCGCCGGCTTCGCTCGGGCCGTCGAGGCCCTCGGCTACCAGCGCTACTGGGTGGCCGAGCACCACGGCATGCCGGGCATCGCCAGTTCGGCGCCGGCGGTGCTGTTGGCCCACGTGGCCAGCGCCACCTCCACCATCCGCCTGGGCTCCGGCGGGGTGATGCTGCCCAACCACGCCCCGCTCGTGGTGGCCGAGCAGTTCGGCATGCTCGAGGCGCTGCACCCGGGTCGCATCGACCTCGGCCTCGGGCGCGCCCCGGGCACGGACCAGGTGACCGCCCACGCCATCCGCCGCCAGCGCCTCGACGGGCCCGACGAGTTCCCCTCCCAGCTGGCCGAGCTGGTCGGCTACTTCGACGGCACCATCCCGGCCGACCACCCGTTCTCGAAGATCGAAGCGACGCCCGCACGTGGCTACCGGCCCGCCATCTGGCTCCTGGGCTCGAGCGACTTCAGCGCGACGCTGGCGGGGCGCCTCGGCCTGCCCTTCTCCTTCGCCTACCACTTCGCCCCCGCAGGCCTCGAGAGCGCGCTCCACGCCTACCGCTCGGCCTTCGACCCTTCCGACGACTGCCCCGAGCCCTACGTCGTGCTGGGGGTCTCGACGGTGTGTGCCGAGACCACCGAGCAGGCCCGTTGGCTGGCGGCGCCCGGCGGGCTGGCGTTCCTCCGCCTCCGCCAGGGGCGACCGGGCCGCTACCCCCGACCCGAGGATGCCGCCGCGTACCAGTACACGCCGAACGAGAGCGAGGCCATCAAGGCCTGGACCTCGTCGCACGTCGTGGGCACCCCCGAGGTGGTCGTCGAGGGACTGGCCGAGCTCGTCCGCCGCACCGGGGTCCAGGAGCTGATGATCTCCACCATGCTCGCCTCCCCCGAGGATCGCGAGCGCTCCGTCACCCTGCTGGCCGAAGCGGCCGGGCTGGCCGCCGCAGGCCGATCGACCGTCGACGCACCGGCCGGGGCGGCCGCCGGAGCCGGGCCGGGCTGA
- a CDS encoding YceI family protein: protein MSFSETLRKPKFWLIAVPVVILLAVTVGPFVYINFIKEDAPDPLTFDDIGTTTSTVAGTTDTTAAGGGATSEGIEGTWEVAAGSTAGYRATEVLFGQSTEGAGRTEDVTGTLVIEGTSATEASFEVDLTTLESDESQRDGQVQNRILETAQFPTATFELTAPIDFGEEPGDLEEITAEATGDLTVHGVTQSVTFDLTARRNGDAIEVTGSIPITWADYDISDPSGGPAQVEDSGEMEFALSFSKSA, encoded by the coding sequence ATGTCGTTCTCCGAGACCCTCCGCAAGCCCAAGTTCTGGCTGATCGCCGTGCCCGTGGTGATCCTGCTGGCCGTCACCGTCGGACCGTTCGTCTACATCAACTTCATCAAGGAGGACGCGCCGGACCCGCTCACCTTCGACGACATCGGCACCACCACCTCGACCGTCGCCGGCACCACCGACACCACGGCGGCGGGCGGCGGCGCCACCAGCGAAGGCATCGAGGGGACCTGGGAGGTCGCCGCGGGCTCGACCGCCGGCTACCGGGCCACCGAGGTGCTCTTCGGGCAGTCCACCGAGGGCGCCGGCCGCACCGAGGACGTCACCGGCACGCTCGTGATCGAGGGCACGAGCGCCACCGAGGCCAGCTTCGAGGTCGACCTCACCACCCTCGAGAGCGACGAGTCCCAGCGCGACGGCCAGGTGCAGAACCGCATCCTCGAGACCGCGCAGTTCCCCACCGCCACCTTCGAGCTCACGGCGCCCATCGACTTCGGCGAGGAGCCGGGCGACCTCGAGGAGATCACCGCCGAGGCCACCGGCGACCTGACCGTCCACGGGGTCACCCAGTCGGTCACCTTCGACCTCACCGCGCGCCGCAACGGTGACGCCATCGAGGTCACCGGCTCGATCCCCATCACCTGGGCCGACTACGACATCAGCGACCCGAGCGGCGGCCCCGCGCAGGTCGAGGACAGCGGTGAGATGGAGTTCGCCCTCAGCTTCTCGAAGTCCGCGTAG
- a CDS encoding M15 family metallopeptidase: MRVPHRLPLSPRTVPRVTAFGVALLGAALMLGACASGEDAGERAEAEPTEAPTPSTAAPTTTIAPATTSTTVDPFAPPAWLGTRVLPTDADGFGQVQPTPAELDPRAIQMPDVLPPPAGDGFESTVEPVPADVVERSTWSAACPVGLDQLRYVTVTYWGFDGEHHRGELLVHADAADAIVEVFRAVDAARYPIEEMRVVAAPELDLPPTGDGNNTTAFVCRPVRGSTSWSEHAYGLAVDVNPFLNPYVKGDLLLPELASAYTDRSRTEPGVLHDGDAVVEAFAAIGWEWGGDWSSLKDFQHFSANGR; this comes from the coding sequence GTGCGAGTCCCGCACCGGCTTCCCCTGAGCCCCCGCACCGTCCCCCGCGTCACGGCCTTCGGCGTCGCGCTCCTCGGCGCGGCGCTGATGCTGGGCGCCTGCGCCTCGGGTGAGGACGCGGGTGAGCGGGCCGAGGCCGAGCCCACCGAGGCGCCGACTCCCTCGACGGCGGCGCCCACGACGACGATCGCGCCGGCCACGACCTCGACGACGGTCGACCCGTTCGCCCCGCCGGCGTGGCTGGGGACCCGGGTGCTGCCCACGGACGCCGACGGGTTCGGGCAGGTCCAGCCCACGCCCGCCGAGCTCGACCCCCGCGCCATCCAGATGCCCGACGTGTTGCCGCCCCCGGCCGGCGACGGCTTCGAATCCACCGTCGAGCCCGTCCCCGCCGACGTGGTGGAGCGCTCGACCTGGTCGGCGGCCTGCCCGGTTGGCCTCGACCAGCTGCGCTACGTCACCGTCACCTACTGGGGCTTCGACGGCGAGCACCACCGCGGTGAGCTGCTGGTGCACGCCGACGCCGCCGACGCCATCGTCGAGGTCTTCCGGGCCGTCGACGCCGCCCGCTATCCGATCGAGGAGATGCGGGTGGTCGCCGCCCCCGAGCTCGACCTCCCGCCCACCGGTGACGGCAACAACACCACCGCCTTCGTGTGTCGCCCCGTGCGCGGCTCGACCAGCTGGTCCGAGCACGCATACGGCCTCGCCGTGGACGTCAACCCCTTCCTCAACCCCTATGTGAAGGGCGATCTCCTCCTCCCCGAGCTGGCCTCGGCCTACACCGACCGGTCCCGCACCGAGCCCGGCGTCCTGCACGACGGCGACGCCGTGGTCGAGGCCTTCGCCGCCATCGGATGGGAGTGGGGCGGCGACTGGTCGAGCCTGAAGGACTTCCAGCACTTCAGCGCCAACGGGCGCTGA
- a CDS encoding enoyl-CoA hydratase/isomerase family protein encodes MIRIDDDARVRTLTLDRPDKLNAFNDALYNATATALADAAADPAVAVVVITGTGRAFSTGTDITEMSSLASGEDSGEGHGFPGLVDQLVAFPKPLVCAVNGLALGIGATILGYADLVFMSTEARVRCPFTDLAVAPEAASSFTFPLLLGRQDASWMLMSSEWFSAEECLAMGLAWKVCAPDDLMDETLARAKVLAAKPIASLIETKRTITAGLSDGLVAARAREDQAFIRLLGQPANIEAFTAMAERRPADFATVDAAHPVDTARHASDIAP; translated from the coding sequence ATGATCCGGATCGACGATGACGCACGGGTGCGGACCCTCACCCTCGACCGCCCCGACAAGCTGAACGCCTTCAACGACGCGCTCTACAACGCCACCGCAACAGCACTCGCCGACGCCGCGGCCGACCCCGCGGTGGCCGTCGTGGTCATCACCGGGACCGGGCGGGCCTTCTCCACCGGGACCGACATCACCGAGATGTCCTCGCTCGCGTCGGGCGAGGACTCGGGCGAGGGCCACGGCTTCCCGGGCCTCGTCGACCAGCTCGTGGCGTTCCCCAAGCCCCTGGTGTGCGCGGTCAACGGCCTGGCGCTGGGCATCGGCGCCACCATCCTCGGCTACGCCGACCTCGTGTTCATGTCCACCGAGGCCCGGGTGCGCTGCCCGTTCACCGATCTCGCGGTGGCGCCGGAGGCGGCCAGCAGCTTCACCTTCCCGCTCCTGCTGGGCCGCCAGGACGCCTCCTGGATGCTGATGAGCTCGGAGTGGTTCAGCGCCGAGGAGTGCCTCGCCATGGGCCTGGCCTGGAAGGTCTGCGCGCCCGACGACCTGATGGACGAGACCCTCGCCCGGGCCAAGGTGCTCGCCGCGAAGCCCATCGCCTCGCTCATCGAGACCAAGCGCACCATCACCGCGGGCCTGAGCGACGGCCTCGTCGCCGCCCGCGCCCGCGAGGACCAGGCCTTCATCCGCCTGCTCGGCCAGCCCGCCAACATCGAGGCCTTCACGGCCATGGCCGAGCGGCGCCCAGCCGACTTCGCCACCGTCGACGCCGCCCACCCCGTCGACACCGCCCGCCACGCCTCGGACATCGCCCCCTGA
- a CDS encoding SDR family oxidoreductase, with protein MGDVAERSGAAGESGAGSRRGADEGGARQAGLPAPPAVGATALVPGTFDGVCVFVTGGGTGLGKAIAGEFARLGASIVVASRKPEHLDAAVEAIEAIGAPVVTTACDIRDADAVAAAFDAATEAFGMPQVLINNAAANFPVPAEDMSPNAWRTVVDITLNGTFLCAREFGRRHLAAGTPGSIVNIAASYAWTGGPGFAHSAAAKAGVVNLTETLAVEWGPYGIQVNALVPGLFPHEDMTADITGSLDRTHDKDVCQPALRVGQRQELGWAATFLASPYARFISGHTLVVDGANWQRRTLTNPPVVTVRDQMGLDPFTG; from the coding sequence ATGGGTGACGTTGCGGAGCGGAGCGGAGCAGCGGGGGAGTCGGGCGCCGGATCCCGAAGGGGCGCCGACGAAGGAGGCGCGAGGCAAGCGGGATTGCCGGCGCCGCCGGCGGTGGGCGCCACCGCGCTGGTGCCGGGCACCTTCGACGGGGTGTGCGTCTTCGTCACCGGCGGCGGCACCGGCCTGGGCAAGGCCATCGCCGGCGAGTTCGCCCGACTGGGCGCCTCGATCGTGGTGGCGAGTCGCAAGCCCGAGCACCTCGACGCCGCGGTCGAGGCCATCGAGGCCATCGGCGCCCCGGTCGTCACCACCGCCTGCGACATCCGCGACGCCGACGCGGTGGCGGCGGCCTTCGACGCCGCCACCGAGGCCTTCGGCATGCCCCAGGTGCTCATCAACAACGCCGCCGCCAACTTCCCGGTCCCGGCCGAGGACATGTCGCCCAACGCCTGGCGCACCGTGGTGGACATCACCCTCAACGGCACCTTCCTGTGTGCCCGCGAGTTCGGCCGGCGCCACCTCGCCGCCGGCACGCCGGGGTCGATCGTCAACATCGCCGCGTCCTACGCATGGACGGGCGGGCCCGGCTTCGCCCACTCCGCCGCGGCCAAGGCGGGCGTGGTCAACCTCACCGAGACGCTGGCGGTCGAGTGGGGCCCCTACGGCATCCAGGTGAACGCGCTCGTGCCCGGTCTGTTCCCCCACGAGGACATGACCGCCGACATCACCGGCAGCCTCGACCGTACCCACGACAAGGACGTGTGCCAGCCGGCGCTGCGGGTGGGCCAGCGCCAGGAGCTCGGGTGGGCGGCCACGTTCCTGGCCTCGCCCTACGCCCGCTTCATCAGCGGCCACACCCTGGTGGTCGACGGCGCCAACTGGCAGCGCCGCACGCTGACCAACCCGCCCGTGGTCACCGTCCGCGACCAGATGGGCCTCGACCCCTTCACCGGCTGA
- a CDS encoding enoyl-CoA hydratase/isomerase family protein codes for MANERVHLEIDGSVAVITNDNPDKHNAFDDEMDLALFEILAELRGRGPEVRAVVWRGEGKSFSSGRDVGSIGNLKVDMPHTELMRRGHRGIQQLWELDAPVIVACKGWVMGGSFQRALLCDLRFAAEGTRFRLPELTHGVIPDTGGMAVLHQMCGPGVVSDLVLTGRVMDAEEALSHGVVSRVVPAEGLDEVCLEAAHQVAKAPLLTVRLARDVLRHLTVPEVKSSMADEAVYQTMINRSDDFAEFRAAHAEGREPRYQGS; via the coding sequence GTGGCGAACGAGCGAGTGCACCTGGAGATCGACGGCTCGGTGGCCGTCATCACCAACGACAACCCGGACAAGCACAACGCGTTCGACGACGAGATGGACCTCGCGCTGTTCGAGATCCTGGCCGAGCTGCGGGGGCGGGGCCCCGAGGTGCGCGCCGTCGTCTGGCGGGGCGAGGGCAAGTCGTTCTCGTCGGGCCGCGACGTCGGCTCGATCGGCAACCTCAAGGTGGACATGCCCCACACCGAGCTGATGCGTCGCGGTCACCGCGGCATCCAGCAGCTGTGGGAGCTCGACGCGCCGGTCATCGTCGCCTGCAAGGGCTGGGTCATGGGCGGCTCATTCCAGCGGGCGCTGCTCTGCGACCTGCGCTTCGCCGCCGAGGGCACCCGCTTCCGGCTCCCCGAGCTGACCCACGGCGTCATCCCCGACACCGGAGGCATGGCGGTGCTGCACCAGATGTGCGGGCCCGGCGTGGTGAGCGACCTCGTCCTCACGGGTCGGGTGATGGACGCCGAGGAGGCGCTCTCGCACGGCGTCGTCAGCCGGGTGGTGCCCGCTGAGGGCCTCGACGAGGTGTGCCTCGAGGCCGCCCACCAGGTGGCCAAGGCGCCGCTGCTCACCGTGCGCCTCGCCCGCGACGTGCTGCGCCACCTGACCGTGCCCGAGGTGAAGTCGTCGATGGCCGACGAGGCCGTCTACCAGACCATGATCAACCGCAGCGACGACTTCGCCGAGTTCCGTGCCGCCCACGCCGAGGGCCGCGAGCCCCGCTACCAGGGAAGCTGA